A single region of the Chryseobacterium culicis genome encodes:
- a CDS encoding ATP-dependent Clp protease adaptor ClpS, giving the protein MNFYNSIKDYENPKRQYEEEVLVLDDTDDVYKLVLHNDDIHTFDYVIDCLIEICKHSLEQAEQCTILVHYKGKCTVKTGSMDVLKPMHEKLISRELTSEIV; this is encoded by the coding sequence ATGAATTTTTACAACAGCATAAAAGACTACGAAAATCCAAAACGTCAGTACGAAGAAGAAGTCCTCGTTCTGGATGATACGGATGATGTATATAAACTGGTACTGCATAATGATGATATTCATACATTTGATTATGTAATAGACTGCCTGATCGAAATCTGTAAACATAGCCTTGAACAGGCAGAGCAATGTACAATACTTGTTCACTACAAAGGTAAATGTACCGTAAAAACGGGCTCAATGGATGTGTTGAAGCCTATGCATGAAAAATTAATTTCGCGCGAATTAACAAGCGAAATCGTATAA
- the udk gene encoding uridine kinase: protein MLVIGIAGGTGSGKTTVVDKILQQLDIEGMNILSQDNYYHDNQGLTLTEREALNYDHPKSIDFDLLIKHVKALKNNESIEQPIYSFVTHSRTGDHVTVEPKNVLVVEGILVLTNKELLKEFDLKVFVHADSDERLIRRIRRDTQERGRDLSEVLHRYQTTLKPMHQEFIEPSKNDADLIIPNMKQNSVAIDFLTTVIKNSLKKH from the coding sequence ATGCTTGTAATAGGAATTGCCGGTGGTACAGGATCCGGCAAAACTACAGTTGTTGATAAGATACTTCAGCAGCTTGATATTGAGGGAATGAATATCCTCTCTCAGGATAATTATTATCACGACAACCAGGGTCTTACATTGACGGAAAGAGAAGCTCTAAACTATGACCATCCGAAATCTATAGACTTTGACTTACTGATAAAACATGTAAAAGCTTTAAAAAACAATGAGTCTATTGAACAGCCGATTTATAGCTTTGTTACGCATTCCAGAACAGGAGATCATGTCACTGTAGAACCTAAAAATGTATTGGTAGTAGAAGGAATTCTTGTTCTTACCAACAAAGAATTGCTGAAAGAATTTGATCTGAAAGTATTTGTTCATGCAGATTCTGATGAAAGACTGATCAGGAGGATCAGGAGAGATACTCAGGAAAGAGGAAGAGATCTGAGCGAAGTATTACACCGTTATCAGACCACATTGAAACCAATGCACCAGGAATTCATTGAACCTTCTAAAAATGATGCGGATCTTATTATTCCCAACATGAAGCAGAATTCCGTAGCGATTGATTTTTTAACTACTGTTATTAAAAATTCGTTGAAAAAACATTAA
- a CDS encoding F0F1 ATP synthase subunit B: protein MELIHQFSSGLFIIQSVIFLALLFLLGKFAWKPILKSINDRETSIVDALNQAKLARKEMETLKEDNERIIREAKIERDAILKEAREIKDRIVGEAKDVAKAEGDKMIEAAKQTINAEKNAAMADIKTQIGTLSVNIAESILKQKLDNSEAQNELVQNYLNKSNLN from the coding sequence ATGGAATTAATTCATCAGTTTTCATCAGGATTATTTATTATCCAGTCTGTTATTTTTCTAGCATTATTATTTTTGTTAGGTAAATTCGCTTGGAAACCTATTTTAAAGTCTATCAATGACAGAGAAACATCTATTGTTGACGCTCTTAATCAAGCTAAATTAGCAAGAAAAGAAATGGAAACTTTAAAAGAGGATAACGAAAGAATCATTCGTGAAGCTAAAATCGAAAGAGATGCTATCCTTAAAGAAGCTAGAGAGATTAAAGACAGAATCGTAGGAGAAGCTAAAGATGTTGCTAAAGCTGAAGGAGACAAAATGATCGAAGCTGCTAAACAGACTATCAATGCTGAGAAGAATGCTGCTATGGCAGACATCAAAACTCAAATTGGTACTTTATCTGTAAACATTGCTGAGTCTATTTTGAAACAAAAATTAGACAACAGCGAAGCTCAAAACGAATTAGTTCAAAATTATTTAAACAAATCAAACCTTAACTAA
- a CDS encoding methylmalonyl-CoA mutase family protein, whose translation MSNTDILSNWENLVKKQLKTEDIYPVLEKQNLEGVEVKPFYTEVQKPLVNLPRVEESTHLVARYHESLEDEVFAFILDQNVENLDQKTLFVNNKDLAGHISPKEEDQYFSLIDVFNEKEGNIDDQLVKELLSKDFKRNICVDISLHQNAGAAIYQQLGIALAKAKELVEAYGAEILNKLIFRIAVGGSYFFEMAKLRAFKIIFNQFSKEYGLDEVPYIFAETSLRNKAISDNENNLIRSTLELASAMIGGADAVFSNNYLVARSTDNSEEISFKQQIVLAYESIINVFEDASNGSYYVEDITQQFAEKAWALFVEIEEAGGYLELLKQGVVQKKIYDHAIEEQQWIEEGKIKLIGVNLYPKLDVKKSIGDLYNEKEIKAVRWAEMFE comes from the coding sequence ATGTCAAATACAGATATACTTTCAAACTGGGAAAATCTAGTCAAAAAACAGCTTAAAACAGAGGATATTTACCCCGTTTTAGAAAAACAGAATCTGGAAGGAGTAGAGGTGAAGCCTTTTTATACGGAGGTTCAGAAGCCTTTGGTAAACCTGCCCAGAGTGGAAGAAAGTACCCATTTGGTAGCAAGATACCATGAAAGTTTAGAAGATGAAGTATTTGCATTTATTCTGGATCAGAATGTAGAAAACCTTGATCAGAAAACTCTTTTTGTTAATAATAAAGATCTTGCAGGACACATCAGTCCTAAAGAAGAAGATCAGTATTTTTCATTGATTGATGTTTTTAATGAAAAAGAAGGAAATATTGATGATCAGCTGGTTAAAGAATTACTGTCAAAAGACTTTAAAAGAAACATCTGTGTTGATATTTCTCTGCATCAGAATGCCGGAGCTGCTATCTATCAGCAGCTTGGTATTGCCCTGGCAAAAGCTAAGGAATTAGTGGAAGCTTACGGAGCTGAAATTTTAAATAAACTGATCTTCAGAATAGCAGTAGGAGGAAGCTATTTCTTTGAAATGGCTAAACTGAGAGCTTTTAAAATCATTTTTAATCAATTTTCAAAAGAGTACGGACTGGATGAAGTTCCTTATATCTTCGCGGAGACTTCGCTGCGAAATAAAGCCATTTCTGATAATGAAAACAACCTGATCCGCTCTACACTGGAGCTTGCTTCTGCAATGATCGGTGGGGCAGACGCTGTTTTCTCCAATAATTATCTTGTAGCCAGAAGTACGGATAACTCGGAGGAAATCTCTTTCAAGCAACAGATTGTTTTAGCTTACGAAAGTATTATCAATGTATTTGAAGATGCTTCTAATGGAAGTTATTATGTTGAAGATATTACCCAGCAGTTTGCTGAAAAAGCATGGGCTTTATTTGTTGAAATAGAAGAAGCAGGAGGCTATCTTGAGCTATTGAAACAGGGAGTTGTTCAGAAAAAGATTTATGATCACGCCATTGAAGAACAGCAATGGATTGAAGAAGGGAAAATAAAGCTTATCGGAGTGAATCTGTACCCTAAATTAGACGTTAAAAAGTCTATCGGAGATCTTTACAACGAAAAAGAAATAAAAGCCGTTCGCTGGGCTGAAATGTTTGAATAA
- the atpB gene encoding F0F1 ATP synthase subunit A, with product MFKKFAVLFYSIFVLNLVSAQHGEATAGAAPAQELSEKDKVSKENKEFIDHHLLDAHDFTLMVDKEGHHIGFPLPVIIYDNGFHSFMSNKEGFMHGEPTEVDGSFYVLHHEKIYKTDAAGTLTLGEDGHPTNVKPLDLSITKSVLIILLVSIFMFVLFVGMAKSYKKSAVPTGVARFLEPLIIFVRDEVAIPNIGHKYKRFMGYLLTVFFFILFLNVLGLMPFGINVTGNITMTFFLAILTYLITTFSANKDYWKHIFWMPGVPVPMKLIMLPIELLGTITKPFALMIRLFANMTAGHIVVMSLIGLIYVFKNFIAGVAFPFLTLVIYLLEVLVAFLQAYIFTMLSALFIGMAVEEHEHEHHAAH from the coding sequence ATGTTTAAGAAATTCGCAGTTTTATTCTACAGTATTTTTGTATTAAACTTAGTGTCTGCACAGCACGGTGAGGCTACTGCTGGCGCAGCTCCTGCTCAAGAGCTTTCAGAGAAAGACAAAGTAAGCAAAGAAAACAAAGAGTTCATCGATCATCACTTGTTGGATGCACATGATTTCACATTGATGGTTGATAAAGAAGGTCACCACATCGGTTTCCCTCTTCCTGTTATTATCTATGATAACGGTTTCCACTCTTTCATGAGTAACAAAGAAGGGTTCATGCACGGAGAGCCTACTGAAGTAGACGGTTCTTTTTATGTATTGCACCACGAGAAAATCTATAAGACTGATGCAGCTGGAACTTTAACACTTGGTGAAGATGGTCATCCAACTAACGTGAAGCCTTTAGATCTTTCTATTACAAAAAGTGTATTGATCATTTTATTAGTGTCAATCTTTATGTTTGTATTATTTGTTGGAATGGCTAAATCTTATAAGAAATCAGCAGTTCCTACAGGTGTAGCAAGATTCTTAGAGCCCCTAATCATCTTTGTAAGAGACGAGGTTGCTATTCCGAACATCGGGCATAAGTATAAGAGATTTATGGGTTATTTATTAACCGTGTTCTTCTTTATTCTTTTCCTTAACGTTCTTGGATTAATGCCTTTCGGAATCAATGTTACAGGTAATATTACCATGACATTCTTCCTTGCTATCCTTACGTATTTGATTACAACGTTCTCAGCAAATAAAGATTACTGGAAACATATCTTCTGGATGCCGGGAGTACCAGTTCCAATGAAGTTGATTATGCTTCCTATTGAATTGTTAGGAACAATCACTAAGCCATTCGCTTTGATGATCCGACTTTTTGCCAACATGACGGCAGGTCACATCGTAGTAATGAGTTTGATCGGATTGATCTATGTATTTAAGAATTTTATCGCAGGGGTTGCATTCCCGTTCCTTACATTGGTAATTTATTTACTAGAAGTATTGGTAGCATTCCTACAGGCTTATATCTTTACGATGTTATCAGCTCTGTTTATCGGAATGGCAGTAGAAGAGCACGAGCACGAACATCATGCTGCTCACTAA
- the atpG gene encoding ATP synthase F1 subunit gamma yields MANLKEIRGRITSISSTMQITRAMKMVSAAKLKKAQDAIVMLRPYSEKLQELIQNVNSSSDPDQISVYAQKREVKRILFIAVTSNRGLAGAFNSSIVKELNLQFQNKSQYEIEVLPVGKKAFDAVRRNRSVYANGSSVYDNLNFDAVAHITEGVMTSFREGKFDEVYVIYNKFVNAATQEVTTEQLLPISMPENTEPQVETDYIFEPNRAEILDNLIPKSIKTQVFKSILDSVASEHGARMTAMHKATDNAEALRNDLKIFYNKARQAAITNEILEIVSGAEALKNS; encoded by the coding sequence ATGGCAAACTTAAAAGAAATACGAGGCAGAATTACGTCAATTTCATCTACGATGCAGATTACCCGTGCTATGAAAATGGTTTCCGCTGCGAAACTTAAAAAAGCACAGGATGCAATTGTAATGCTAAGACCATATTCTGAAAAATTACAGGAACTTATCCAGAATGTAAATTCTAGTTCAGATCCTGATCAGATTTCTGTATATGCTCAGAAAAGAGAGGTTAAAAGAATACTTTTCATCGCTGTTACTTCAAACAGAGGTCTTGCGGGAGCTTTTAACTCTTCAATTGTAAAAGAGCTTAATCTTCAGTTCCAGAACAAGTCTCAATATGAGATCGAAGTTCTTCCTGTAGGTAAAAAAGCATTTGATGCTGTAAGAAGAAACCGTTCAGTATATGCTAATGGAAGTTCTGTTTATGATAATCTGAACTTTGATGCTGTTGCTCATATCACTGAAGGAGTAATGACAAGTTTCAGAGAAGGTAAATTTGACGAAGTATATGTTATTTATAATAAATTCGTTAATGCAGCGACTCAGGAAGTAACAACAGAACAACTTCTTCCCATCTCAATGCCTGAGAATACAGAGCCACAGGTAGAAACAGATTATATCTTTGAACCGAACAGGGCTGAGATTTTGGATAACTTGATTCCAAAGTCAATCAAAACGCAGGTTTTCAAATCAATCCTTGATTCAGTAGCATCTGAGCACGGAGCGAGAATGACAGCAATGCACAAAGCAACAGATAATGCAGAAGCTTTGAGAAATGATCTTAAGATTTTCTATAACAAAGCAAGACAGGCAGCAATTACCAACGAAATCCTGGAAATTGTTTCTGGAGCAGAAGCTTTGAAAAATTCATAA
- the atpH gene encoding ATP synthase F1 subunit delta: protein MLTSKVAKRYAQGLLDFTNESGQTATVFSEMKDVVKIMKESADLNKFFMTPYIDSKKKIEVANEIFKGLSVSSQNLIRLVIKHGRETQLKNIAQEFINKVEDLSGVQRVTLTTATPLSKENLDQILRSTNLVNADSNFDLKVNVKPEILGGYVLRVGDQQVDASVKTKLNQVKKDFQLN from the coding sequence ATGCTTACATCTAAAGTAGCTAAAAGATACGCACAAGGTTTACTTGATTTTACCAATGAATCAGGTCAAACGGCTACTGTATTTTCTGAAATGAAAGATGTAGTGAAGATCATGAAAGAGTCTGCGGACTTAAATAAATTTTTCATGACTCCTTACATTGATTCAAAAAAGAAAATAGAAGTAGCAAACGAAATTTTCAAAGGTTTATCTGTTTCTTCTCAAAATCTGATCAGATTGGTGATTAAACACGGACGTGAAACCCAATTGAAAAATATCGCTCAGGAATTCATCAACAAAGTTGAAGACCTTAGTGGTGTACAGAGAGTAACACTTACTACAGCAACTCCGCTTTCAAAAGAGAACCTTGACCAGATTTTAAGATCTACAAATCTTGTAAATGCTGATTCAAACTTTGATCTGAAAGTAAATGTGAAGCCTGAAATTCTTGGAGGATATGTTCTAAGAGTAGGTGACCAGCAGGTAGACGCGTCTGTGAAGACAAAATTGAACCAAGTTAAAAAAGATTTCCAATTAAATTAA
- the atpA gene encoding F0F1 ATP synthase subunit alpha produces the protein MAEINPAEVSAILKQQLANFDTQSNVEEVGTVLTIGDGIARVYGLENVQYGELVKFSSDVEGIVLNLEEDNVGVALLGESKLVKEGDTVRRTNRISSIKVGEGMLGRVVDTLGNPIDGKGPITGDLYEMPLERKAPGVIFRQPVTEPLQSGIVAIDAMIPVGRGQRELIIGDRQTGKTTVAIDTIINQREFFDAGNPVYCIYVAIGQKASTVAQIVKTLSDKGALAYTVIVAANASDPVPMQVYSAMAGASIGEFFRDTGRPALIVYDDLSKQAVAYRELSLLLRRPPGREAYPGDVFYLHSRLLERAAKVIADDNIAKQMNDLPESLKPIVKGGGSLTALPIIETQAGDVSAYIPTNVISITDGQIFLESDLFNSGVRPAINVGISVSRVGGNAQIKSMKKVSGTLKLDQAQYKELEAFAKFGSDLDASTLAVISKGERNVEILKQPVNAPLPVDSQVAIVYAGTENLMRNVPIRKIKEFQNEYIEFLRSKHPDTMAAIKAGKIDNDITSVLKQAANDLASKYN, from the coding sequence ATGGCAGAAATAAATCCGGCAGAAGTATCTGCGATCTTAAAACAGCAATTGGCCAACTTCGATACTCAATCAAACGTTGAGGAAGTAGGTACAGTTTTAACCATCGGTGATGGTATTGCTCGTGTATACGGGTTAGAAAACGTACAATACGGAGAGTTGGTGAAATTTTCTAGTGATGTAGAAGGTATTGTACTTAACCTTGAAGAAGACAACGTGGGTGTTGCTCTACTTGGTGAAAGTAAATTAGTAAAAGAAGGTGATACAGTAAGAAGAACAAACAGAATCTCTTCTATCAAAGTAGGAGAAGGAATGTTAGGAAGAGTAGTTGATACTCTTGGTAACCCTATCGATGGTAAAGGTCCTATTACTGGGGATTTATACGAAATGCCATTGGAAAGAAAAGCTCCTGGAGTTATCTTCAGACAGCCTGTAACTGAGCCTTTACAATCTGGTATCGTTGCAATTGATGCGATGATTCCTGTAGGAAGAGGTCAGAGAGAGCTTATCATTGGTGACAGACAGACAGGTAAAACTACTGTTGCGATTGATACGATCATCAACCAAAGAGAATTTTTTGATGCAGGTAACCCTGTATATTGTATATATGTTGCAATCGGTCAGAAAGCATCTACCGTTGCACAAATCGTTAAAACGCTTTCTGATAAAGGAGCTTTAGCTTATACGGTAATCGTTGCAGCTAACGCATCAGATCCAGTTCCAATGCAGGTATATTCTGCAATGGCAGGAGCTTCTATCGGTGAGTTCTTCAGAGATACTGGTAGACCAGCGCTTATCGTTTATGATGATTTATCTAAACAAGCTGTTGCTTACCGTGAGCTTTCTCTACTATTGAGAAGACCACCGGGCCGTGAAGCTTACCCTGGAGACGTTTTCTATCTTCACTCAAGACTATTGGAAAGAGCAGCAAAAGTAATCGCTGATGATAACATTGCTAAGCAAATGAACGATTTGCCAGAGTCTCTTAAACCAATCGTGAAAGGAGGTGGTTCATTAACTGCCCTTCCAATCATTGAAACTCAGGCGGGTGACGTTTCTGCATATATCCCTACAAACGTAATCTCTATTACAGACGGACAGATCTTCTTGGAGTCTGATCTATTCAACTCAGGGGTTCGTCCTGCGATCAACGTAGGTATCTCTGTATCGAGAGTAGGAGGTAATGCTCAGATCAAATCAATGAAAAAAGTTTCTGGTACTCTTAAATTAGACCAGGCTCAATATAAAGAACTAGAAGCGTTTGCTAAATTCGGTTCTGACCTTGATGCTTCTACTTTAGCAGTTATCTCTAAAGGAGAAAGAAACGTAGAAATCCTTAAGCAGCCGGTAAATGCACCACTTCCTGTAGACAGTCAGGTAGCGATCGTATATGCTGGAACAGAAAACTTAATGAGAAACGTTCCTATCAGAAAAATCAAAGAATTCCAAAACGAATATATCGAGTTCCTAAGATCTAAGCACCCTGATACAATGGCTGCTATTAAGGCTGGAAAAATCGATAACGATATTACAAGTGTTCTTAAGCAGGCTGCTAATGATTTAGCTTCTAAATACAACTAA
- the ffh gene encoding signal recognition particle protein, with amino-acid sequence MFNSLQDKLDKALHNISGRGKITEINVAETVKEIRRALVDADVNYKVAKDLTKRVQDKALGENVLTSLTPGQLMTKIVHDELVDLMGGSQEGINLSGKPTVILIAGLQGSGKTTFSGKLANYLQTKRNKKPLLVACDVYRPAAIDQLKVLGGQINVPVFTEEGSTNPSTIAENAINFAKSNGHDVVIVDTAGRLAIDEQMMNEIKSVHYFIKPDETLFVVDSMTGQDAVNTAKAFNDALNFDGVVLTKLDGDTRGGAALTIRSVVEKPIKFISTGEKMEALDLFYPERMADRILGMGDVVSLVERAQEQFDEEEAKKLHKKIAKNEFGFDDFLKQINQIKKMGNMKDLMGMIPGVGKAIKDVEISDDAFKHIEAIIYSMTPEERRRPSIINTQRKGRIAKGAGRKVEDVNQLMKQFEQMGKMMKMMQGPQGKQMMQMMSKMPNMPGMGGMFGK; translated from the coding sequence ATGTTTAATAGTTTACAGGATAAATTAGACAAGGCATTACATAATATTTCCGGTAGAGGAAAAATTACTGAAATCAATGTAGCGGAAACCGTTAAGGAGATCCGTAGAGCATTGGTAGATGCCGACGTTAACTATAAAGTTGCAAAAGATCTTACAAAAAGAGTTCAGGATAAAGCATTAGGAGAAAACGTTCTTACTTCCCTTACTCCGGGACAATTGATGACAAAAATTGTTCATGATGAATTGGTAGACCTGATGGGAGGTTCTCAGGAAGGAATTAACCTTTCAGGAAAACCCACTGTAATCCTTATTGCGGGTCTTCAGGGTTCTGGTAAGACTACTTTCTCAGGAAAGCTTGCTAATTATTTACAGACAAAAAGAAATAAAAAACCTTTATTGGTAGCATGTGACGTTTACCGTCCTGCAGCGATTGACCAGCTGAAAGTGTTGGGAGGACAGATTAATGTTCCTGTTTTCACGGAAGAAGGTTCTACAAATCCTTCTACGATTGCTGAAAACGCAATCAATTTTGCAAAATCAAACGGTCATGATGTTGTGATTGTGGATACGGCAGGTCGTTTAGCAATTGATGAGCAGATGATGAACGAGATTAAATCTGTTCATTACTTCATTAAACCAGATGAAACACTATTCGTTGTTGACTCTATGACTGGTCAGGATGCGGTGAATACTGCAAAAGCATTCAACGATGCTTTGAACTTTGACGGAGTTGTTTTAACAAAATTAGATGGTGATACAAGAGGAGGAGCTGCATTGACAATCCGTTCTGTTGTTGAAAAGCCAATCAAATTTATCTCTACAGGAGAAAAAATGGAAGCTTTAGATCTTTTCTACCCGGAAAGGATGGCAGACAGAATCCTGGGAATGGGAGACGTTGTTTCCCTAGTAGAAAGAGCTCAGGAGCAGTTTGACGAAGAGGAAGCTAAAAAACTTCACAAGAAAATCGCTAAAAACGAATTCGGTTTTGATGATTTCCTTAAGCAGATCAACCAGATCAAGAAGATGGGTAATATGAAGGATTTGATGGGAATGATTCCGGGAGTAGGAAAAGCCATCAAAGATGTAGAAATCAGTGATGATGCATTCAAACACATTGAAGCCATCATTTATTCTATGACTCCTGAAGAAAGAAGAAGACCTTCTATCATCAATACTCAGAGAAAAGGCAGAATTGCTAAAGGTGCCGGAAGAAAAGTGGAAGATGTGAATCAACTGATGAAACAATTCGAGCAGATGGGTAAAATGATGAAGATGATGCAGGGACCACAAGGAAAGCAAATGATGCAGATGATGAGCAAAATGCCGAATATGCCTGGAATGGGTGGAATGTTTGGAAAATAA
- a CDS encoding FtsB family cell division protein has translation MEENNLIKDIQPKSETFKLIQKYVLNKYTITICLFLVWMIFFDKTSFLVINELNGEIHKYEDQLDYYKKEYEKNDAFYKKLMNNKSEKEKYARENYFMKKPNEEIFILVVDSTKVAKK, from the coding sequence ATGGAAGAAAACAACCTTATCAAAGACATTCAGCCGAAATCTGAAACATTCAAACTTATCCAGAAATATGTTTTGAATAAGTATACCATTACGATCTGTCTGTTTTTGGTATGGATGATTTTTTTCGATAAAACCTCATTTCTTGTAATTAATGAACTGAATGGTGAGATTCATAAATATGAAGACCAGCTGGATTATTATAAAAAAGAATATGAGAAAAATGATGCTTTTTATAAAAAACTGATGAACAACAAATCAGAGAAAGAAAAGTATGCAAGAGAAAATTATTTTATGAAAAAACCGAATGAAGAGATCTTCATTCTGGTAGTAGACAGTACAAAAGTCGCTAAAAAGTAA
- the atpE gene encoding ATP synthase F0 subunit C, whose translation MEIPKIVGAGIVVLGVGIGLGKIGAAALEAIARQPEQSGKIQTAMLIAAALVEGVAFAALFAVN comes from the coding sequence ATGGAAATCCCTAAAATTGTAGGTGCTGGTATCGTAGTACTAGGTGTAGGTATCGGTCTTGGTAAAATCGGAGCTGCTGCTCTTGAAGCTATCGCTAGACAACCTGAGCAATCTGGAAAAATCCAAACAGCTATGCTTATCGCAGCTGCACTTGTAGAAGGTGTTGCGTTTGCTGCTCTATTCGCGGTAAACTAA
- a CDS encoding hemolysin family protein, whose translation MDSDIVRLLLALFLVLLNGFFVAAEFSIVKVRYSQIQLKAAEGNSMAKQAEHIIKHLDEYLSATQLGITLASLALGWVGESALHHIVENIFTSLSIDLTQTTITTISVVTSFVLITIMHIVFGELIPKSIAIRKSEATTMATAVPLRVFYTVFKPFIWLMNSMSNGFLRLVKIHPASEQEIHSTEELQLLVKQSADSGEIEEENYEIIKNAFDFTDHSAKQIMVPRQNITSIDFEEDVNDIINKIMDSGYSRIPVYIDSIDNVIGIFYTKEIIREFVKRKGDLDHEDLKDLMRDAFFVVESKKVSDLLKTFQLKKQHIAIVIDEFGGTEGIITLEDILEELVGEIQDEEDDEEKIVDKIADNTYWVQATQPLDEINEFLPKKLPLSEESEYNSLAGFILYELEEIPEENQEFDLEDYHFKILKMNNKSVELVELVYQEPNAIDHLADKIGEV comes from the coding sequence ATGGACTCGGACATAGTCAGGCTTTTGCTGGCCTTATTTCTTGTTTTACTAAATGGCTTTTTCGTAGCCGCAGAATTTTCAATTGTTAAAGTTCGTTACTCACAAATTCAGTTAAAAGCCGCAGAAGGAAACTCTATGGCTAAACAGGCAGAACATATCATCAAACATCTTGATGAATATCTTTCCGCTACACAGTTAGGAATTACATTGGCATCCCTTGCCCTTGGTTGGGTAGGAGAAAGTGCCCTGCATCATATTGTTGAAAATATTTTCACCTCTTTGAGCATTGATTTGACTCAGACAACCATTACCACAATTTCGGTGGTTACAAGCTTTGTGCTGATTACCATTATGCATATTGTATTTGGTGAGCTTATTCCAAAATCAATCGCAATCAGAAAATCTGAAGCAACTACAATGGCAACAGCAGTTCCGTTGAGAGTTTTTTACACGGTTTTCAAACCATTTATCTGGTTGATGAACTCAATGTCAAACGGATTCTTGAGATTGGTTAAAATTCACCCGGCTTCAGAGCAGGAAATTCACTCTACGGAAGAACTTCAGCTTTTGGTAAAACAAAGTGCTGATAGTGGAGAAATTGAAGAGGAAAACTATGAGATCATCAAAAATGCATTTGATTTTACCGATCACTCTGCCAAGCAGATCATGGTTCCAAGACAAAATATTACTTCCATAGACTTTGAAGAAGATGTTAACGATATCATCAATAAAATTATGGACAGCGGTTATTCCCGTATTCCTGTTTATATTGATTCTATTGACAACGTGATCGGAATTTTCTACACAAAGGAAATTATAAGAGAATTTGTGAAGAGAAAAGGAGATCTGGATCATGAAGACCTTAAAGATCTAATGCGTGATGCCTTTTTCGTAGTAGAAAGTAAAAAAGTTTCAGACTTACTGAAAACGTTCCAGCTGAAAAAACAACATATCGCCATCGTTATTGACGAATTTGGAGGAACAGAAGGAATTATTACCCTGGAAGATATTCTTGAAGAACTGGTAGGAGAAATTCAGGATGAAGAAGATGATGAAGAGAAAATCGTTGATAAAATAGCAGATAATACCTATTGGGTACAGGCTACACAGCCACTGGACGAAATCAATGAGTTCTTACCTAAAAAACTTCCTCTTTCCGAAGAAAGTGAGTACAACTCATTAGCCGGATTTATCCTTTATGAACTGGAAGAAATCCCTGAAGAAAACCAGGAGTTTGATCTTGAGGACTATCACTTCAAAATTCTGAAAATGAATAATAAAAGTGTAGAATTGGTAGAGCTAGTTTATCAGGAACCTAATGCAATTGATCATTTAGCAGATAAAATCGGAGAAGTTTAA